TGTATAAGCTCAAATTTAACGTTGATTTGTGTGCTAGGGTTAATTTCTATCAAAACTCTTTAATAAGCTGCAATGTGTATACTTAACAATTTTATTGCAAAACTTTTTTGAGAAAAAACTTTTAGCTTTAAAAGCTTAACAAATGGCTCATATTATTTATGGTTTcaacatttatatttatataaccaAATATGTATAATATCAATAAAATTGCAGTTGACAAATAAGGGTGAACTCATTTAATActatcaatttaatttatttatttatttttaaatttcttCTAGTATCGACACCTTAATTATATTATTCACCTTCCGGACACAAGAGAAGGTGAAGAATAGGAAGAACTAATATTGAAAGGAGGCACAAGGCAACTTGGGCGGCAGATTAGGCAATGCAGCTTCAAAATTAAGAACACTCATCGCTTGCTTTATAGAGGGTCGACATGTTGGATCGGGATGGCAGCACCACAACCCAACAACCATCACGCACTCCATCTCCATATCGTTGTATTCCATGCTAACAAGTCTGTCGTCAACCCCTTCAAGAAGTTGGCCTTTCCCGTAGAGTTCCCACACCCACTCCACCAGCATCACCTTGCTCTCTTCGGCATTCACTACAATTGGCCTTCTCCCACAGCAGATTTCAAGTGCAACCACGCCAAAGCTATAGACATCGGACTCTTTGCTAGCCTTGCTGGTAGTGACACACTCCGGGGCTAGGTAGCCTCTTGTTCCAGCTACCACAGTTGTTTTTAATAACCCCATTTCATGGTCAACTAGCCTTGCTAGCCCAAAGTCTCCTAGCTTAGCATTGAAGTCTGAATCCAATATGACATTACTCGACTTGATATCTCTATGCACCACACACTGTTCCCATTCTTCATGAAGATACAAAAGTGATGAGGCCAAACCAAGAGTTATTTTATGCCTTGTTTCCCACGGCAGCATGGGTTTTTCACCAAATAAGTGTGTATCAAGGCTTCCATTAGGCAAATATTCATAAACAAGAAGGAACTCGTCTCGTTTGTGGCACCAACCAATAAGTTGAACCAAATTCCTGTGTCTTAAACGACTTATAATTTTTACCTCGGAAATATACTCTTTCTTTCCCTGCTTTGATCCTTTAGACACCTTCTTAACAGCAACTGCAGTGTTAGATTCGCTGAAGAGGCCCTTGTAGACACCTCCAAAGCCTCCTTCTCCGAGCTTCCCTTCTTCGGAAAAGTTGTTTGTTGCCTGCCTTAGTTCGTGATAAGTAAACCTCTTGGGGCCAGCTCCTCTTTCGAATTCACCATCGATGGATGCATGATAATCTTCCTCCTCTACTTCCGCTTCCTTGTTAACTCTTTTTCTTAGATACATGAACCATACCGAACCTATTACTCCACAACATAGAATACCAAAACCTACACCCAAACCCAAACCaatcttttgtttaagagtttTGAAGCTCGGGTTTGAGTTGGTTTCATTATTAGTACTACTAATCTCCCAGGTTGAGTTAAATGACCACGACAAAACTTTATGTACTTGACTCAAACTACCTGTAGCTGCAGAGAAACCAACTCTTACCTCTTCTCCCAAGAACCTCAAATTTACTACATATGAAAGACTAGTGTTTTCACCAATTGTTGTCTCATTACCACCATAACTGAGAAACACACTTAGATTTTGAGAAGCAGAGTCATAACTTACCCAAGCATTTGCCACTCTAGATCCATTTTTCATGTTAGTTCGCAATGAGACATTTGTTTTTGAGATAATGGAATTAACGTTGATACCAACATGGTTGGAGCTAGGATCCCATGAATTCTTATATGTATCAAACTCCACTGTAACAAAAGGATTAGTACTACTCGAATCATTCCAAGATTTGTGGCTTATCAGTCCGAGGTATCCGCCGGTTGAATCGACTGGGATATCAGACTTGAACGGTGCAATGAAGAACGTTAAGCCATCACCGGACTCCTTTTTGTTGAGACCATCAATGACAAATGAGAAATGAGTGGTGAAGTTTGTAAGAAGTTTTGTCTTGGGATCCCAAAGCTGAACCGGCTTGTTGTACGAGGCTCGACCATTACTACTGTTAAGAGAAACATCGACTAGATTCTTTGTGAGCTGTAGAGCCCCGTTGGCTGTAGTGGCGTCCTTCTCGAATCTAATATTGTTGTCCATTTTTTGATGGTTACGGGTCAAGCTGAAGGAAACTGAAGAGCTCTTTTTGAGTAGGAAGAAGAAGATAAGAGTGGTTAACTTGACGAGAACAATAAAATTATACGAGCTAATAACGTACTCCATTGTTGAGTATGGATCGATAGAGTTGGGAAACAGTAGTATATTGTACGTGCTTATTAGTTTAGGTAATTTAAATGAAGAGGGTATGTGTATATATAAACATAAGATATCTTagtctttgtttttattttatttttcttttggatAAAGTCTTCGTCAACGGCTGAATTGGTCTGCTACAAACTTTAGAACATGAGGAGTGAGCTCATTCACTGAATTAATCCAATTGAAGATTATTGATGTTTTATAGGGTAGGCAAACATTTGTGTTTCGTTGCAAAGTATCATCTTAGCATCTTGTCTTTATAAATAATACTTATTTTGtatcttgtattttaaaattatacataattagtaccatatattttaaaatcatacatatttggtatcctgtattttaaaattgtacatatttagtaccctaaactcaaatttaattaataaaattttaccaatttaatcaaattactctTAATCATACGAGCTACAAGTTATATATAATTgctgacagtttgatcatattgacaaaattttatcaattatgATACGAAATATCTATGTTATCAAAATACGGGATATCATATaggcattattgaaaacagagaataccaaatgagtaaattctctcttttatataaataaacaaatatatacataatatatgaATTATGTTTAAACCATTCTCATATTTTTTGCCACCATTTCTAGAAAATCGGGCGGCTAGGACAGTGTGGGACTCAGAAGAATATATGTATAGGAGTTGCATTATTGGTGCACATCACTACAAGAAGTTGTCATATCATTATTGATGTAATCCAATATCGGATCctacatatttgaatttaataaatattatgaagTATCATTAACCAACCATAAAATATCACCTCATGTAGTATTGGACAACTTAAATTGCTAAATATCAACACTCATTTCTAAACTATATACAAATGTGGATATCCTCCTCTCTTTCGTccatttttttgttgttgtcttttccttcattctttttgtccttttctattttattgttttaccTATTAAACCACCCATACTAAATAAACATAtagatttttctttcttctttctatattttatcttcttttgtttttgtctttttgtttttgtttgcaCTTTTCATTGTtttcaatattaaaaaatatgtggTATTTATCCTTTATTTTAGATgtcatttgtttattttaatcttttgttgtttttattttttttattttgtcaaACTACTTAGGACTACTTTGGTACAACTGTGTTGTGAGGAAAATCAGTTGTAACTGTACTGTGGAGAAAAATAACTGTAGTTGTGCTATGGGGAAAAGTTGCTAAACATTCGGCAAATTATAGATATTAAGGTGATATGAGTTGTAAAAGTTGTAGTAGAGTGTTTAGTATAAACTATATGATTGACTAGTTGTTAAATATTAAAAGACCAAAAtagatgttatattttttttaaattttattaaaataaattcacacatactaAATAAATTTCATATTAACATTGTATCTATTTAAACatgtttaaattaaaatatatttttgagaagATACTAATAAATCATACACATGTATAATTGTATGTATATTATATAACTAGTCATTCTAgctaaaattttaattataaagatCAAGATATAATAATCTAGTCATGATATTATTGTTCGTATTTTCACCACTCGACCCATGGCAATTAAGAGTGTTTAGTAACAAGATAAGCCATGAGGTTCTCAAAGTGTGAACCCTCCAGGAAGCCCAAGTCAGACAAGTCGTGGTTGTCTCCAAGTGAGGTTGCACGCCCCGAGGTTTGTCCTCAAGGTGAGGATGTCTTAAGGTGAGGCCACATTCCAAGCCAGCCAACACGTCGTGGATGTCCCCGAGTGAGGCCACTTCTCGAGGTCTGTCATCAAGGTGaagatgtctccaagtgaggccacgtcccGAGGAGCTCTCTTCACTCGCCCATCGTCCATGTCTATGATTTTGGTCCTCAGACCTGGAGTAGCTTCCAGGTGTCAGTCGCTGCGAGTATGAGCCACCAtaagatcatctgacaacttttggtgagcctcaaTTAATGGTGTCAAGATGTACCCTCAACAATCGGCATTTCCCACAACGTCGCCTGACATGGGCAAACGTGCGTCACACCCTGACAGTCAGAGATACATTTTCCATAAAGTTGGTACacgactttctgcaatgggcctcATGCAATCTGTCTGGGTcatagtctctatttagtgcagccatttttgtattaattcaacattaacaTCCCAGAATGGGGgaatttgtattaatgatagatgactaacattaatgaccccaacctctataaatatggCTAAtatatctccttgtaaagggttcagaTTTTTAGATAGAGAAACTTTGTAACTTAGTGCAATATATACGTtgcctgagaaccaccattgaagctcgCCCTtacaagcttcaagctcattAAATAAtagagacttgtggactaggacTCTTTTATAatatgaaccacgtaaaatcattGTGTTTTTTCCCAGTATTTCATTTAATCTTTTGGATTAAGTTattagcgaaaaaggcagtcaacaaatATAATCTCAAATATATATGTCAAAATTAAGTTATGCAAAACTCTcactttttatgtttttaattatttctctctctctctctttttttttttttgctaaagcAAGAAATTAGTATAtgtgtttgataaattataatttaaaaatacaatgagatgcaaaaataatattatagtatataataatttctatattaaacattttaaaaaaaatctttctaTCAATGTGGTTTGTTaatataaaattaccaaaataaaaaatgtttaaaaatatctattcaatataaaaatattttatgttattatcatataaatttatttttaatattttaatttaggttaatatataataaataagtagatatatttagataaaaaaaaacatatttacagtataattttttcaaaaagtagtttttagaaaagaaaaaaattaaaaattaggtTGTGACATCTTTAGTTTTTAACTATAACTTCTCCATAAATTATTCAATAAGTTATTTTTTGACGGTTGACCAAACATTTTTAATACACAACTTTTTTAGAAAACAGCTTctagattttttatttattactcGGACCTTTTTTTTAATCAACCGGTTCAGTGCCCTCAGCACACGCACTTCTTCTCGACTAAACTAGTATATATAAACGaaaattattcaataataatttttttgttaaaacGCTATCTATAGGTACTATAATTTTTATGGAAAGTTCAAAAGcgaaaattgtttttttttttttttttggtttgtgGGAATTTACTTGcgcttgaaaaaatatatatattttgttattagaatttttttttaaaaaaaatagaaatataattcATGATGATGAggaatttatattattttttaaaaaatataatcacCTAAAAGATCCAAATACCTTTAGAGAGTCCGACTGAGTCCTCCTACCTACATCTACATAAATTTAGGACAATATAAATCCTCTATCAACAATTGAAGCCACGAATATATATGAAATTAATAAAGCTCTAATAAGACATAATACTTtcaatattgttagttagattttgatttttcatttacattaatatatatatatatataaaatgaatgtgatagaaaaaaaattataataaataaaaaaatcgaCATCATAATAGACAAGGTCATGAGACATTATTAATGTAGGCCTTGTGATCTCATTAACACTACTCAATAAGGTACGCCGGCATCGGGCCACGTAGACAGACTACCTACTATTAATTTGTTAACAATTGTAAATGTTTAATGTCAATCATTATGCCGGCACCAAAATTTCATATTGTACTATGATTTTTtaggttttaggttaatttaGACATATAACGGACGAGTGATCTCTTCATCTAACGAGTActgcaaaaaacaaaaatttataagacCTCAATTCAACTTCATTAAGCCTTACATGACATGACTCTTATCTACAATGTCAACGAAATAAGAGTTCAAAGAAAATAAGGAAAGGAAAAGGGTTAACACGAAGAAACGCTATGCAAACTTAAATAACACTCACTATTTTGTAAAGAATATTAAAAGTATTGATTTTTGTATATCTGAACAAAGAATACAGCTCAAGTATTTATACAGAAAAAGAGTTAAACAGAGCTCATAACCAACTAATCAACCTAACAGAAAATTGTTACACAAAATGAACAACATTAGTTACAAGTAGCAGACAATACAAACTTTTTGAACTCCTAACACTATTAATTCCATTCAAAGATCAACGTACAAATGATCGATTGATTAGTTCACATAGCTAGCTAAATCATATAATGTGAGCAAGTAAACAACTTAACAGAAAATACATAATGGCGGAGTTGTTATTTTAGTTAGTTGGTTGGGTTTGTCTGTTAGTTGTTATTGGGTTGTTTTGTTTTGGGTTTCTGTTTTGGACCCAATATATTGCTATTTTAGTTTAGAAATATACAtaactttctttttcttttttggtaATCAGATCAGATTTTGTCTTAGGCCCAAGTGGCATTTTTTACAATATACTTTTTAGACCCAAGGGTTTGTTATGCTATTAGAGATAGGTTGACAG
This genomic interval from Humulus lupulus chromosome 8, drHumLupu1.1, whole genome shotgun sequence contains the following:
- the LOC133793611 gene encoding L-type lectin-domain containing receptor kinase IX.1-like → MEYVISSYNFIVLVKLTTLIFFFLLKKSSSVSFSLTRNHQKMDNNIRFEKDATTANGALQLTKNLVDVSLNSSNGRASYNKPVQLWDPKTKLLTNFTTHFSFVIDGLNKKESGDGLTFFIAPFKSDIPVDSTGGYLGLISHKSWNDSSSTNPFVTVEFDTYKNSWDPSSNHVGINVNSIISKTNVSLRTNMKNGSRVANAWVSYDSASQNLSVFLSYGGNETTIGENTSLSYVVNLRFLGEEVRVGFSAATGSLSQVHKVLSWSFNSTWEISSTNNETNSNPSFKTLKQKIGLGLGVGFGILCCGVIGSVWFMYLRKRVNKEAEVEEEDYHASIDGEFERGAGPKRFTYHELRQATNNFSEEGKLGEGGFGGVYKGLFSESNTAVAVKKVSKGSKQGKKEYISEVKIISRLRHRNLVQLIGWCHKRDEFLLVYEYLPNGSLDTHLFGEKPMLPWETRHKITLGLASSLLYLHEEWEQCVVHRDIKSSNVILDSDFNAKLGDFGLARLVDHEMGLLKTTVVAGTRGYLAPECVTTSKASKESDVYSFGVVALEICCGRRPIVVNAEESKVMLVEWVWELYGKGQLLEGVDDRLVSMEYNDMEMECVMVVGLWCCHPDPTCRPSIKQAMSVLNFEAALPNLPPKLPCASFQY